A genome region from Erigeron canadensis isolate Cc75 chromosome 3, C_canadensis_v1, whole genome shotgun sequence includes the following:
- the LOC122592069 gene encoding uncharacterized protein LOC122592069 produces the protein MRERNSTTPDSSFTINDRRYKRGYYLTNEIYPRWATHVKAMPYPTETYDKKFKKVQESARNDVERAFGVLKGKCGILSRPMRAMTVDKITNIVHACIILHNMIIKDDGKVISSVRIVDRGVLVVYNHDAVDEIEDEEVHHRLRYDFTEHVGRLNLSHLDDSTNTDY, from the coding sequence ATGAGGGAGCGAAATTCAACGACTCCTGACTCGTCTTTTACCATAAACGACAGGCGTTACAAACGAGGATATTATCTTACCAATGAAATCTATCCTAGGTGGGCGACTCATGTCAAGGCAATGCCATATCCGACTGAAACATATGACAAGAAGTTCAAGAAAGTTCAAGAATCGGCAAGAAATGATGTAGAGCGAGCGTTTGGtgttttgaaaggaaaatgTGGGATTTTGAGTCGGCCAATGCGAGCGATGACGGTCGACAAGATTACTAACATCGTGCATGCGTGTATTATATTGCACAACATGATTATAAAGGATGATGGAAAGGTAATATCATCGGTTCGTATTGTGGATAGGGGAGTTCTAGTGGTTTATAACCACGATGCAGTGGATGAgatagaagatgaagaagttcATCATCGTCTTCGATATGATTTTACAGAGCACGTTGGGAGGCTAAATTTATCCCATCTCGACGACTCAACCAATACTGATTACTGA